A window of the Citrus sinensis cultivar Valencia sweet orange chromosome 9, DVS_A1.0, whole genome shotgun sequence genome harbors these coding sequences:
- the LOC102614714 gene encoding uncharacterized protein LOC102614714: MKATFAKVVISILVVSLLFTGAQGIRFKKRLFSSVGHHHHEIIHKERIAFFIKTSDDDSSSIKEIVHCKDCTTGSMNRKLISTTTTTATSFSTTTSKNEVKPTSSLGKQSGNFTTNSPPTSDDDHEQNKSSDDDDHCVDLTDVAEMDYSPARRKPPIHN, from the exons ATGAAGGCGACTTTTGCAAAAGTAGTAATCTCTATTCTGGTTGTATCTCTTCTCTTTACTGGGGCTCAAG GGATTCGCTTTAAGAAAAGACTCTTCTCATCTGTTGGGCATCATCATCATGAGATAATCCAT AAAGAGAGAATTGctttttttatcaaaacaagtgatgatgacAGCAGTAGCATTAAGGAAATTGTTCATTGCAAAGACTGCACCACAG GATCAATGAATAGAAAACTTATTTCCACAACCACTACCACCGCTACTTCTTTTTCTACCACCACTTCAAAG AATGAAGTTAAACCTACATCATCTTTGGGGAAGCAATCTGGGAATTTCACTACTAACTCACCGCCAACTTCTGATGATGATCATGAGCAAAATAAGAGCTCCGATGATGACGATCACTGTGTAGACCTTACAGATGTTGCTGAAATGGACTATTCTCCAGCTAGAAGAAAACCTCCAATCCATAACTAG